In Nymphaea colorata isolate Beijing-Zhang1983 chromosome 3, ASM883128v2, whole genome shotgun sequence, a genomic segment contains:
- the LOC116249713 gene encoding uncharacterized acetyltransferase At3g50280-like, protein MPEASIRVVSSTTIHLSNKLERSGWELTAWDVAMLSAHYIQKGLLFPKPPMPFDAVSQRLQTSLSHCLLHFPFLSGRFATDPETTTFVDCNDAGALFVVAKADELHVSDLVNAVDVPAIVRSFFLMDGAINFDGYSLPLVAVQVTELEDGVFVGCSFNHAMGDGESFWHFFNSWSELSAGHPSITRPPLTERPQIHNELGPVRYLPSEDHMERFKTPVLRERIFHFSAQAVARIKAKANEQSKLGKGEISSLQALSALMWRSITRARNLPSGQTTGCRLAAGYRKRLDPPLPREYFGNCIRAILTEAKAGELLGQDLGWAAQALHETVSRQTGDTAREHLEGLIKNPHVYHLSWFDPNSIMVGSSPRFEMYGSDFGWGKGLAVLSGSAHKFDGKISAFPGKDVGGNVDLEVCLFPHYMAALESDEEFLDALLPSH, encoded by the exons ATGCCTGAGGCGTCCATCCGAGTGGTTTCCAGCACCACCATCCATCTTTCGAACAAGTTGGAAAGATCAGGATGGGAGCTAACCGCCTGGGATGTGGCCATGCTCTCTGCTCACTACATACAAAAGGGGCTCCTCTTCCCTAAGCCCCCTATGCCGTTTGATGCCGTCAGCCAACGCCTCCAAACCTCTCTCTCCCACTGCCTCCTCCATTTCCCCTTCCTGTCCGGTCGCTTCGCCACCGATCCGGAGACCACCACCTTCGTCGATTGCAACGACGCCGGAGCTTTGTTCGTCGTCGCCAAGGCTGACGAACTGCACGTCTCCGATTTGGTGAATGCTGTTGATGTGCCCGCCATAGTCAGGTCCTTCTTCCTCATGGATGGCGCCATCAACTTTGATGGGTACTCGCTCCCACTTGTAGCTGTTCAG GTAACCGAGTTGGAGGACGGTGTCTTCGTAGGCTGCTCCTTCAACCACGCGATGGGCGATGGCGAGTCCTTCTGGCACTTCTTCAACTCTTGGTCGGAACTCAGCGCGGGCCACCCATCCATTACACGACCGCCGTTGACGGAGCGACCCCAGATCCACAATGAGCTGGGTCCAGTCCGCTACCTCCCGTCCGAAGACCACATGGAGCGATTCAAAACGCCAGTGCTTCGGGAGAGAATCTTCCACTTCAGTGCGCAAGCTGTAGCCCGGATCAAGGCCAAGGCCAACGAGCAATCGAAGTTGGGGAAAGGCGAGATCTCGTCGTTGCAAGCGCTGAGTGCACTCATGTGGCGGAGCATAACGCGGGCGCGGAACCTCCCGTCCGGCCAGACGACTGGCTGCAGGCTGGCGGCTGGGTACCGAAAGAGGTTGGACCCGCCTTTACCCCGGGAGTACTTTGGAAACTGTATCCGAGCCATCCTGACGGAGGCCAAGGCAGGTGAGCTGCTGGGACAGGACCTGGGTTGGGCAGCGCAGGCGCTCCACGAGACCGTGTCCAGGCAGACGGGGGACACAGCCCGGGAGCATCTGGAGGGCTTGATCAAGAACCCACATGTCTATCACCTGAGCTGGTTTGATCCAAACAGCATTATGGTGGGGAGCTCCCCACGGTTCGAGATGTATGGGAGCGACTTCGGGTGGGGGAAGGGGCTGGCGGTGCTCAGTGGTAGCGCCCACAAGTTTGACGGCAAGATTTCAGCCTTCCCTGGAAAAGATGTGGGTGGCAATGTCGATCTGGAAGTCTGTCTCTTCCCTCATTACATGGCCGCCCTAGAGTCGGATGAAGAGTTCTTAGATGCGCTCCTTCCTTCACACTAA
- the LOC116251108 gene encoding uncharacterized acetyltransferase At3g50280-like, with amino-acid sequence MYASLRIPHFVSSVRAEKEKEMPAPTVRLISSTMVHLRESSSSHAEGSRRRWELTAWDVAMLSTPYIQKGLLFPMPPGPLYAAIQHLKSSLSRCLLHFPFLAGRLATDLETTTFVDCSDQGVQFDVAAADGVHVSDLASAGEIPAVVNSFFPLADGTVIGFDGYSLPLLAVQVTELSDGVFVGCSFNHVMGDGESFWHFFKSWSEITSGSEIISRAPLTERPPIHHECGRIRFLVSEEHMARFSSPPLRVRFFRFSRNAIVCLKAKANRQLRPEVGDISSLQALTALMWRCITRARRLPVDQTTTCKMAIGNRTRLDPPLPAGYFGNCMEAIAVKAVVGELLAQELGWAARALHDRIKGHTNLSARKFVEEWVKRPSVYHGLFEGNGVMVGSSPRYEIYGIDFGWGSGVTVLSGAANKYDGKMSAYRGKGGIDLEVCLFPHFMSALESDGELLDMLSIV; translated from the exons ATGTACGCCTCACTCAGGATTCCACATTTTGTCAGCTCAGTACgagcagagaaagagaaagagatgccgGCGCCCACCGTCCGCTTGATCTCCAGCACCATGGTCCACCTGCGGGAGAGCAGCAGCAGCCACGCTGAGGGGAGTCGACGAAGGTGGGAGTTGACGGCGTGGGATGTGGCAATGCTCTCCACTCCTTACATTCAAAAGGGCCTGCTGTTCCCCATGCCTCCCGGACCGCTGTATGCCGCCATTCAACACCTTAAGTCTTCCCTCTCCCGATGCCTGCTGCACTTTCCCTTCTTGGCTGGGCGCTTGGCCACCGACTTGGAGACCACCACCTTCGTGGACTGCAGCGACCAGGGCGTACAGTTTGATGTGGCCGCCGCCGACGGGGTCCACGTCTCGGACTTGGCGTCGGCTGGTGAGATTCCGGCCGTTGTCAACTCCTTCTTTCCACTGGCCGACGGAACGGTCATCGGCTTCGATGGTTATTCTTTGCCTCTCCTTGCCGTTCAG GTGACCGAGTTGAGCGACGGCGTTTTCGTCGGCTGCTCCTTCAACCATGTGATGGGCGACGGCGAGTCATTTTGGCATTTCTTCAAGTCCTGGTCCGAGATCACTTCCGGAAGCGAAATCATATCCCGGGCGCCACTGACCGAGCGACCACCCATCCACCACGAGTGCGGTCGGATCAGATTCCTCGTCTCCGAAGAACATATGGCTCGGTTCTCCTCGCCGCCCTTGAGAGTGCGTTTCTTCCGCTTCAGCCGCAACGCCATCGTTTGCCTTAAGGCTAAGGCCAACCGGCAACTCAGGCCGGAGGTGGGCGACATCTCATCACTCCAAGCGTTGACGGCGCTCATGTGGAGGTGCATAACCCGAGCGAGGAGGCTCCCAGTTGACCAGACGACCACTTGTAAGATGGCCATAGGGAATCGGACGAGGCTCGACCCACCCCTGCCGGCCGGCTACTTCGGTAATTGCATGGAGGCCATCGCCGTAAAGGCCGTGGTGGGCGAGCTCCTGGCGCAGGAGCTGGGCTGGGCGGCTCGAGCCCTGCACGATCGCATCAAGGGCCACACGAACCTGTCGGCTCGGAAGTTTGTAGAAGAGTGGGTGAAGAGGCCGAGCGTGTACCACGGGCTCTTTGAAGGGAACGGTGTCATGGTGGGGAGCTCGCCGAGGTACGAGATATACGGCATCGACTTCGGATGGGGAAGTGGTGTGACGGTGCTCAGCGGCGCTGCTAACAAGTATGACGGGAAGATGTCGGCGTATCGAGGGAAGGGCGGCATCGATTTGGAAGTCTGCTTGTTCCCACATTTCATGAGTGCCTTGGAGTCGGATGGGGAGCTCTTGGACATGCTTTCGATTGTGTAA
- the LOC116249740 gene encoding glutamate receptor 2.7-like: MAPRNSPSVLQPPLLFFLVVFCGPSLAANTSAVPVNVGLILDFESLVGKIGKSFISVALEDFYGTRSHNKRLILHSGSSEKDVIGATNTAIGLLKNVGVEAIIGPQRSGDAEFISKLGDRTHVPIVSFSATSPSLSSSGNSFFISTAESDSFQVGAIVDIVKAYGWKKVVPIYENSNFGMGVIPFLTDALQQIGVGVPYRTLLPPSANDSFINGELDRLASNHTRVFVVHLPPALGARLFLNAETKGMMSKDYVWIITNSLGNLIGVMNSSVIASMKGVIGVKTYVPSSKPLRDFAERWRRRLVAENPEMGTQPERNAFGIWAYDTAWALALAVEKANGVGEYNSDALKPKKSANSFELLKRVSPAGRNLLEAVRKTRFRGLSGEFQLADGQLRNRIIQIINVVGMEDLHEIGFWRPGFGLSRTLSSEDRNRNPNYSDPAIVLNPVVWPGGTEEVPRGWMIPTEGKKLRIGVPVKDGYKDFVGVWRDPQTNATIVTGYSIDVFKAVVSKLPYSLPYELFPFENDQGKMAGSYDDLVYQVYLQRYDAVVGDTTIIANRSKYVDFTLPYTESGVSMIVPVKPHKKNAWVFLRPMTLQLWLATFASFLFTGVVVWALERWKGGSEFQGPPTEQVGLVFYFIFSTMVFAHNQRLAGNLSRLVIVVWVFVVLILTTSYTASLTSMLTVQQLQPSVTDIQTLIRNGDYIGYRNSSFVGQLLRRLGVPASKIRPYTKPEDFLEAFSKGSRHGGVAAIFDEIPYNRMFLGQHGDEYTTVGPTYKTGGLAFAFPRGSPLVSDMSRAILNVTEGDEMIAIEKKWISNQTTDGVDSTSDTSSGSLSLSNFWGLFLITGIASTGALLFYVLSVLLEYYKKDEGPSSPEHDTEQKRLWLTVLDIIRHFDEKDLNSLTFRHMIRNNEDLEISDNAIDDRSCRQSPVSTEAGPAPHHDDDSTSTEQDASTRGRSSPNHEIVREN, encoded by the exons ATGGCCCCTCGAAATTCCCCTTCCGTTCTCCAacctcctcttctcttcttcctggTCGTCTTCTGCGGCCCCTCCCTTGCTGCAAACACATCAGCAGTTCCGGTAAACGTCGGACTGATCCTTGATTTCGAGTCTCTGGTTGGGAAGATCGGCAAATCCTTTATCTCAGTCGCTCTTGAGGACTTCTATGGCACTCGCAGCCACAACAAACGGTTGATTCTTCACAGTGGTAGTTCAGAAAAAGATGTTATTGGAGCCACCAACACTG CTATTGGGTTGTTGAAGAATGTTGGAGTGGAAGCTATTATCGGGCCGCAGAGGTCCGGAGATGCAGAATTCATCAGCAAACTGGGTGATAGAACTCATGTGCCCATCGTTTCCTTCTCGGCTACAAGCCCTTCGCTGTCATCAAGTGGCaattctttcttcatttccaCTGCGGAGAGCGACTCCTTTCAAGTAGGTGCCATAGTTGATATTGTCAAGGCCTACGGATGGAAAAAAGTGGTGCCAATCTATGAAAACTCCAACTTCGGGATGGGGGTGATCCCCTTCTTAACCGATGCCCTCCAGCAGATTGGCGTCGGAGTACCTTACAGGACCCTTCTGCCACCATCGGCCAACGATAGCTTCATTAATGGAGAGCTGGACCGGCTTGCTTCGAACCATACTCGGGTCTTTGTGGTGCACTTGCCTCCCGCTCTTGGTGCTCGTCTGTTTCTCAACGCAGAAACTAAAGGTATGATGAGCAAAGACTACGTCTGGATCATCACGAACTCATTGGGAAACCTCATTGGAGTCATGAATTCTTCTGTGATTGCCTCCATGAAGGGTGTCATCGGAGTGAAGACATACGTTCCTTCCTCGAAGCCCTTGAGGGATTTCGCGGAGAGGTGGAGGCGCAGATTGGTCGCGGAAAATCCGGAGATGGGGACGCAGCCGGAGCGCAACGCGTTTGGCATCTGGGCCTACGACACGGCCTGGGCACTGGCCCTGGCCGTGGAGAAAGCTAACGGCGTCGGTGAGTACAATTCCGACGCCCTCAAACCAAAGAAGTCGGCGAACTCGTTCGAGCTGTTGAAACGTGTCTCACCGGCGGGTCGAAATCTCCTGGAAGCAGTGAGGAAGACACGGTTTAGAGGATTGAGTGGCGAATTCCAGCTTGCAGATGGTCAACTGCGGAACAGAATCATCCAAATAATTAACGTGGTGGGCATGGAAGATCTTCATGAGATCGGATTCTGGCGTCCAGGATTCGGGCTTTCCCGGACTCTGAGCTCGGAAGACAGGAACAGGAACCCGAACTATTCAGATCCTGCCATTGTACTTAACCCGGTGGTCTGGCCCGGCGGAACAGAGGAGGTTCCCCGGGGTTGGATGATTCCGACGGAGGGGAAGAAGTTGAGGATTGGGGTGCCCGTGAAAGATGGTTACAAGGACTTCGTCGGTGTTTGGAGGGATCCGCAGACGAACGCGACGATCGTGACGGGGTACTCGATAGACGTGTTCAAGGCGGTGGTGAGCAAACTCCCTTACTCGCTTCCCTACGAGTTGTTCCCCTTTGAGAACGATCAAGGAAAAATGGCCGGCAGCTACGATGATCTCGTCTACCAAGTCTACCTTCAG AGGTACGACGCGGTCGTCGGCGACACTACCATCATCGCAAACCGATCCAAATATGTGGACTTCACTCTGCCCTACACCGAGTCCGGGGTGTCCATGATAGTGCCGGTGAAGCCCCACAAGAAGAACGCCTGGGTGTTCCTCCGGCCCATGACCCTACAGCTGTGGCTCGCCACCTTTGCCTCCTTCCTCTTCACCGGCGTCGTGGTGTGGGCGCTGGAGCGCTGGAAGGGCGGGTCGGAGTTCCAAGGCCCTCCCACCGAACAGGTGGGCTTGGTCTTCTACTTCATCTTCTCCACCATGGTCTTCGCCCACA ACCAAAGGCTCGCCGGCAACCTGTCTCGACTCGTGATCGTAGTCTGGGTGTTCGTCGTGTTGATTCTGACGACCAGCTACACGGCCAGCTTGACGTCCATGCTGACGGTGCAGCAGCTGCAACCATCGGTTACCGACATTCAGACGCTGATCAGGAATGGCGACTACATCGGCTACCGAAACTCGTCCTTCGTGGGGCAGTTGCTGAGGCGGTTGGGCGTTCCGGCGTCGAAGATCAGGCCATACACCAAGCCCGAGGACTTTCTGGAAGCCTTCTCCAAGGGCAGCCGCCATGGCGGCGTTGCTGCCATCTTCGATGAGATCCCTTACAACCGCATGttcctcggccagcatggcgaTGAGTATACTACTGTTGGCCCTACCTACAAAACCGGTGGCTTAGCATTT GCATTTCCACGAGGTTCCCCGTTGGTCTCTGATATGTCTCGAGCCATTCTCAACGTGACGGAGGGAGATGAAATGATAGCTATAGAAAAGAAATGGatcagcaatcaaacgaccgaCGGTGTAGATTCGACGTCAGATACAAGCTCCGGCAGCCTTTCGCTCTCAAACTTCTGGGGCCTCTTCCTTATAACCGGGATCGCTTCAACTGGAGCTCTCCTTTTCTACGTCCTCTCGGTCCTGTTGGAATATTACAAGAAAGACGAGGGCCCTTCTTCTCCCGAGCATGACACCGAGCAGAAGCGCCTGTGGCTCACAGTGTTGGACATTATCAGGCATTTCGATGAGAAAGATCTCAACTCCCTCACTTTCAGGCACATGATCAGGAATAATGAGGATCTGGAAATCAGCGACAATGCTATCGATGATCGGTCATGCAGGCAGAGCCCAGTGAGTACTGAAGCAGGACCTGCACCACATCACGATGACGATAGCACAAGTACCGAGCAAGATGCTTCTACTCGTGGGCGCTCGTCACCAAATCATGAAATCGTTCGCGAAAATTGA
- the LOC116249913 gene encoding glutamate receptor 2.5-like, whose amino-acid sequence MGLPASEPRHHEFFLERTTLGFQPRRRRTEMQLLVGFLLVLISSSLPHLCSSSAVNPSATDVKVGLILDSEKLGGRNIGLCVDMAMEDFYSNSSSHSKRLVLQRRPYNSDMVGAVSAATDLLENVEVEAILGPRSSGEAEFVAKLGDRARVPVISFTATSPSLSLDKDGYFLRAAQSDANQVDAIADIVKAYGWGEVVLVYEGSEFGRGMIPYLTDALQQMNVKVPSRSILANSQSEDQIKEELYRLKGMQTRVFVVHMGWAPLGRRLFKLVRELEMLTDGYVWIVTNGIGNQLVSLNPSEIASMEGVLGLTTFVPKSEKLDDFKVRWRQRIWSKSNLTHVEEPPWDPDIFCLWAYDTVWALASAVERTEAGNIKHHQRGNGRSNSTGVFGNLGVSSTGPSILHEMRRNPLQGLSGDFDLRNGQLTTEDFEILNLIGRGEKRVGFWKKATGLSRTGKVDGGQKDSSLKTVNWPGGTTATPRGWEIPTSGKKLIIGVPVKLAFTEFLKIQRNPTDGSTAVEGYCIDVFNMVLQNMPYYLPHKFVPFEDAEGKPNGTYNELVYQVFLGNFDAVVGDTTIRASRTKYVDFTLPYTETGVSMIVRMKAGRKSNPFIFLKPMTAQLWVVSGVFFVWTGLVVWILEHRINDEFRGPPLKQFGLVYYFAFSTMVFAHREKLQSNLSRVVVIVWVFVVLILTQSYTASLTSMLTVQQLQPTVTDIQTLLRNGESIGYQNGSFVRDMLIDQLNVPKNKLKAYNSPEEYADALTNGSKNGGVGAIFDEIPLIKLFLAKYCDGFAMVGPVYRAEGFGFVFPKGSPLVSDVSRAILNVTEGDKMMEINKALFGNQTCVNAGRKVESDRLSVTRLWGLFLLTGTTSLMALLVFFLRFFYNYLKTVKVEDTFTGPTTWLQRVKAVRMNTMLKHFDQKDMSSHTFRNTREGGSRRDMRIHPLSIPNSGEEPPHDIVIASA is encoded by the exons ATGGGGCTGCCTGCTTCGGAGCCAAGGCACCACGAGTTCTTCCTAGAACGCACGACATTGGGTTTCCAGCCTCGCCGGAGGAGGACGGAGATGCAACTTCTAGTGGGTTTTCTCCTCGTGCTGATCTCCAGCTCCCTGCCGCACCTTTGCTCCTCGTCGGCTGTTAATCCATCGGCGACAGATGTGAAGGTCGGTCTCATTCTCGATTCCGAGAAGTTGGGAGGCAGAAATATTGGCTTATGCGTAGACATGGCCATGGAGGATTTCTACTCCAACAGCAGCAGCCACTCCAAGCGGCTCGTCCTACAAAGACGCCCATACAACAGTGACATGGTTGGAGCGGTTTCTGCTG CCACTGATCTTCTGGAGAACGTCGAGGTGGAAGCAATTCTCGGACCGCGGAGTTCCGGGGAAGCGGAATTCGTGGCCAAACTGGGAGACAGGGCTCGGGTTCCCGTCATTTCCTTCACGGCGACGAGCCCCTCCTTGTCTTTGGACAAGGATGGCTACTTCCTTCGAGCTGCGCAGAGCGATGCGAACCAGGTGGACGCCATAGCGGACATCGTGAAAGCTTACGGGTGGGGAGAGGTCGTCCTCGTTTACGAAGGCAGCGAGTTCGGGAGGGGAATGATCCCCTACTTGACGGACGCGCTTCAGCAGATGAACGTCAAGGTGCCCAGCAGATCCATCCTTGCTAATAGCCAGAGTGAGGATCAGATCAAGGAAGAGCTCTACAGGCTGAAGGGTATGCAGACTCGAGTCTTTGTGGTGCATATGGGATGGGCACCTCTGGGGAGGCGACTTTTCAAACTGGTGCGTGAGTTGGAGATGCTGACCGATGGGTACGTTTGGATCGTCACGAATGGGATTGGAAATCAGCTGGTTTCGTTAAACCCGTCGGAAATTGCTTCCATGGAAGGGGTGTTAGGCTTGACAACCTTCGTGCCCAAGTCGGAAAAGTTGGACGATTTCAAGGTGCGATGGCGGCAGAGAATCTGGTCCAAGTCCAACCTCACCCACGTTGAAGAACCGCCATGGGATCCCGACATCTTCTGTTTGTGGGCATATGACACCGTCTGGGCCCTGGCTTCAGCAGTAGAAAGAACAGAAGCCGGGAACATCAAGCACCACCAACGTGGAAACGGCCGCTCCAACTCGACGGGAGTGTTCGGGAATTTGGGAGTCTCCTCAACCGGGCCAAGCATATTGCACGAGATGCGACGCAATCCATTGCAAGGTTTGAGTGGTGATTTCGATCTCCGAAACGGGCAGTTAACCACCGAAGACTTTGAGATACTGAATCTGATCGGACGTGGAGAAAAAAGAGTGGGGTTCTGGAAGAAGGCGACCGGACTCTCAAGAACCGGAAAGGTGGACGGCGGACAGAAGGATTCCAGTCTTAAGACGGTGAACTGGCCTGGTGGTACGACGGCGACGCCGAGAGGGTGGGAAATTCCAACCAGCGGGAAGAAACTGATAATAGGAGTGCCGGTAAAGCTTGCGTTCACCGAATTTCTGAAGATCCAGAGGAACCCGACGGACGGCAGCACGGCCGTGGAGGGTTATTGCATAGACGTTTTCAATATGGTGTTGCAAAACATGCCGTACTATCTGCCCCATAAGTTCGTCCCTTTTGAAGACGCCGAAGGGAAGCCCAATGGAACTTACAATGAACTTGTCTACCAAGTTTTTCTTGGG AATTTCGACGCAGTGGTGGGTGATACGACTATCAGGGCAAGCAGAACCAAATACGTGGATTTCACGTTGCCCTACACGGAGACTGGTGTGTCCATGATTGTGCGGATGAAAGCCGGAAGGAAGTCGAACCCTTTCATATTCTTGAAGCCAATGACGGCCCAGCTTTGGGTGGTCAGTGGAGTTTTCTTTGTCTGGACTGGTTTGGTGGTATGGATTTTAGAGCATCGAATCAACGATGAGTTCAGAGGACCTCCCTTGAAGCAGTTTGGCTTGGTCTATTACTTTGCCTTCTCCACCATGGTCTTTGCTCACa GGGAGAAGCTCCAAAGCAACTTGTCCCGCGTTGTAGTGATCGTGTGGGTGTTTGTGGTGCTGATACTGACGCAGAGCTACACGGCCAGCCTGACCTCCATGCTCACCGTGCAGCAGCTCCAGCCCACCGTCACCGACATTCAAACTCTCCTAAGAAATGGGGAGAGCATTGGTTACCAGAATGGATCGTTCGTCCGCGACATGTTGATCGATCAACTGAATGTTCCCAAAAATAAACTCAAGGCGTACAATTCCCCAGAAGAATACGCAGATGCACTCACCAATGGCAGCAAGAATGGTGGCGTTGGAGCCATTTTCGATGAAATCCCACTCATTAAGCTCTTCCTCGCGAAATACTGTGATGGCTTCGCCATGGTTGGACCTGTTTACAGAGCAGAAGGATTTGGCTTC GTATTCCCGAAAGGTTCGCCCTTAGTTTCTGATGTTTCGAGGGCAATACTGAACGTTACGGAGGGAGATAAGATGATGGAGATCAACAAGGCACTTTTTGGGAACCAGACTTGTGTAAATGCGGGAAGAAAAGTGGAATCTGACAGGTTGTCCGTCACCCGTCTGTGGGGACTCTTCCTCTTAACAGGGACAACTTCATTGATGGcgcttcttgttttcttccttcgtTTCTTTTACAACTATCTCAAGACTGTTAAGGTTGAGGACACTTTCACAGGGCCGACGACTTGGCTGCAGAGAGTAAAAGCAGTCAGAATGAACACCATGTTGAAGCACTTTGATCAGAAGGACATGTCTTCACACACTTTCAGAAACACGCGAGAAGGAGGCAGCAGGAGAGACATGAGAATCCATCCATTGAGCATTCCAAACAGTGGTGAAGAACCTCCTCATGATATTGTAATTGCCTCCGCTTAG